The following is a genomic window from Fundidesulfovibrio soli.
GGCCCTGGCCGACGCCCACGGCATGATCCGGGGCACGGCCAACCCCACGGCGGGCGGCCTGCTGGGCGAGTTCCGCTCCGTGCTGGAGACCGGCGGGGTCCGCGCCGTGTACCAGCCCGTGGTGGACCTGCGCGGCGGGGGCATCTTCGCCTGGGAGGCCCTGGCGCGAGGCCCGGCCGGGAGCACCTTCGAGAATCCGGCCATGCTCTTCGGCTTCGCCGAGGAGAACAACCTGGTCTTCCCCCTGGAGCGGGCCTGCCGCGCCGCCGCGCTCAAGGGCTTCGGCAACCCGGGCGCGGGGCGAAAGCTCTTCCTCAACGTGCACCCGCGCACCCTGGTGGACCCCCAGTTCAACCCCGGCGAGACGGTCAGGCTGCTGGATTCCCTCGGCCTGGAGCCCCACGACGTGGTGCTCGAAATCACCGAGCGTCACTCCACCAAGGATTTCTCGCTCTTCCACCGCACCCTGGACCACTACCGGGGCGAGGGCTACAAGGTCGCCGTGGACGACGTGGGCACCGGTTATTCCGGCCTGTGGTCCATCGCGGAGATCCGCCCGGACTTCATCAAGCTGGACATGTCCCTGGTGCGCGGCATCGACTCCAACCCGGTGAAGCGCGCCCTGATCGAGACCTTCCTGACCTTCTCCGACAAGGTGGGCTGCAAGGTGGTGGCCGAGGGTATCGAGACGCCCACCGAGCTCACCTCCCTGGTGGCCATGGGCGTGCACTACGGGCAGGGCTACTTCCTGGCCCGGCCCGGCGCGCCGCGCCCGGAGCTGAGCCCCGAGGCCGCCCGCCTGATCGTCACGGGCAACCGCCGCTCCATGGCCGAGTTCAAGTGCTCCGCGCCCATCGGCAGCCACGCGGACCAGGCCGTGCAGGTGCAGGCCACGGCCAACGTGGGCGAGGTGAAGCGCTTCCTGGAGCAGCACCCCCAGGTGAGCTCCGTGGCCGTGATCTCCGGCAGGCGCCCGGTGGGGCTGGTGACGCGCCACCAGATGGACAGGGTGCTCTCCTCCCAGTACGGGCTGGCGCTCTACACCAACCGGCCCGTGACCAGGATCATGGACAGCCAGCCCCTCATCGTGGACTGGAACACCCCCGTGGAGGTGGTGGCCCAGGCGGCCATGAACCGCGAGGGCTACAAGGTCTACGACCACGTCCTGGTCACGAGGGAGGGGAAGCTCTCTGGGCTGGCCTCGGTGCAGAAGATCCTGGACGCCCTGGCCCAGGTGCAGATGGAGCTGGCCAAGGGGGCCAACCCGCTCTCGGGCCTGCCCGGCAACGTGGCCATCGAGCGGGAGATGGAGTCCAGGGTGGGCAGCGGTGAGCCGGTGAGCTTCATCTACGCCGACCTGGACAACTTCAAGGTCTACAACGACTCCTACGGCTTCAAGGCGGGCGACGAGATCATCCTCATGGCCTCGCGCATCATGGCCTGGGCCCTGCGCCGCCATGGCTCCCCCAAGGACTTCCTGGGCCACGTGGGAGGGGACGACTTCGTGCTGGTGACCACCCCGGACAGGGCGGAGCGCATCTGCCGGGCCGTCACGCGCTGCTTCAAGCGGCTGGCCCCCTCCTGCTACGGCGACCAGGACAGGGCGGCGGGCTACATCACGGGCAAGGACCGCTCCGGCAAGGAGGGGCGCTTCGGGTTCGTGAGCGTCTCCCTGGCCATCGTGGACTGCCAGGGCAACTGCACGCTCGATTCCATCTCGCACCGCTCGGCCGAGATGAAGAAGTACGCCAAGATTCAGCCCGGCAACGTCTGGGTTCGCGACAGGCGCGGCCCCTCCGGGCTCGCCTCCCTCTGCTGAGCGTTCAAGCCGCGCCGAAGCGGCGCAGCCACAGCTCCAGCGCGGCAAGGGCCCACAGGCGCTTGCCGTGGTCCGCGCGGCCCCCGGCGTGCTCCTCCAGCACGCGCGCCAGCTCCTCCGGCCTGAACCAGCGCCGCGCCGCCACCCCCCCCAGCAGCAGCTCCCGGCACCAGCCGGAGAGGTCCTCCCGCAGCCACTTGCCCACCGGGATGCCGAAGCCCCGCTTGCCCCCGGCCAGCACCTCTGGCGGCAGCACGTCCGCGAAGGCCCGGCGCAGCAGGTGCTTGCCCGTGCGCCCGCGCATCTTCATGTTCCCGGGCAGCCTCGCGGCCCAGTCGGCCAGGTCGGCGTCCAGCAGGGGGGAGCGGCCCTCGAGCCCGTGGGCCATGCACATGCGGTCGGCCTTCACCAGCAGGTCGCCGGGCAGGTAGGCGGCCATGTCCACGGCCAGGGTGCGGTCCAGGAAGCTCGCGGCGCGGGCCTCATCGAAATATCCGGCCAGCAGGGCCTCCGCGCCGTCCCCGGCCAGGGCCTGCCCGCGCGGCTCGTCCCGCCAGAGCGCGGCAGCCTCCCAGGGCGCGAAGTAGGAGCCCCAACGCACGATGCTGGCCTTGGGGCTGATCCGGGCCACCTGGGCCAGGCGCTTGAGCCCGGCCACCCAGTCGGCCTCGATGGGCTTGTCCCCGCGCTGGGGCAGGCGGTCCAGCAGGGCGGGCAGCAGGCGCTGCGTGAGCGCGGCGGGCAGCGAGGCGTAGATGTTGGCCAGGGGGTCCAGCCAGTAGCGCTGGTAGCCCGCGAACAGCTCGTCCCCGCCGTCGCCGTTCAGGGCCACGGTGACGTGCTCGCGGGTCATGCGCGCCAGGAACCAGGAGGGCAGGGCCGAGGGGTCGGCGAAGGGCTCGCCAACGTGGGCCACCACCTCCTCCAGGGTGTCGGGCACGTGGCCGTACTCCAGCTGGAACTCGTGGTGCTCGGTGCCGTAGCGGCGGGCCACGGCCCTGGCCTTGGGCAGCTCCGAGAAGGCCTGCTCCTTGAAGCCGATGGAGAAGGTCTTCACCGGTTCGGCGCAGAGCCCGGCCATGATGGCCGTGATGATGCTCGAATCGATCCCGCCTGAGAGGTGCGCGCCCAGCGGCACCTCGGACATCAGCCGGATGCGCGTGGCCTCGGTGAGGCGTTCGCGCAGCTCTTCCGCAAGCAGTTCCTCGCTCTGGGTCCATTTGGGTTCGAACTCGGGCCGCCAGTAGCGCGTGAGGCGCAGCCCGGACACGT
Proteins encoded in this region:
- a CDS encoding GGDEF domain-containing protein translates to MAVSIMDFKPRLEQRFLRTGKPAPSLGRTLSLFDPPHRDILENMLSLGQPVGVMLFEIQDFYMFSRIYGQDISDALATAMEAALASLASEQVQGLPLVLLERLEGDKHLLVLGGVGLRQEALTHTASIMRLNLRARLKREALNLTGQDLELAVGVARLQKGSGRKGLEQAMHTALADAHGMIRGTANPTAGGLLGEFRSVLETGGVRAVYQPVVDLRGGGIFAWEALARGPAGSTFENPAMLFGFAEENNLVFPLERACRAAALKGFGNPGAGRKLFLNVHPRTLVDPQFNPGETVRLLDSLGLEPHDVVLEITERHSTKDFSLFHRTLDHYRGEGYKVAVDDVGTGYSGLWSIAEIRPDFIKLDMSLVRGIDSNPVKRALIETFLTFSDKVGCKVVAEGIETPTELTSLVAMGVHYGQGYFLARPGAPRPELSPEAARLIVTGNRRSMAEFKCSAPIGSHADQAVQVQATANVGEVKRFLEQHPQVSSVAVISGRRPVGLVTRHQMDRVLSSQYGLALYTNRPVTRIMDSQPLIVDWNTPVEVVAQAAMNREGYKVYDHVLVTREGKLSGLASVQKILDALAQVQMELAKGANPLSGLPGNVAIEREMESRVGSGEPVSFIYADLDNFKVYNDSYGFKAGDEIILMASRIMAWALRRHGSPKDFLGHVGGDDFVLVTTPDRAERICRAVTRCFKRLAPSCYGDQDRAAGYITGKDRSGKEGRFGFVSVSLAIVDCQGNCTLDSISHRSAEMKKYAKIQPGNVWVRDRRGPSGLASLC
- the asnB gene encoding asparagine synthase (glutamine-hydrolyzing) — encoded protein: MCGIAGIIAPAGQSPDRLILESMASAIGHRGPDGHGFHLRERAGLAHCRLAIIDLATGDQPMSNEDGSLWIVFNGEIYNHLDLRRELEAKGHVFVTKSDTESIIHAYEEYGPDCARRLRGMFGFAIWDERRQILFAARDKLGKKPFFYAAGQDGFLFASEPGGLLAHPGVSREPDLHALNLYLTLQYVPDPLCAFRAVSKLPPAHHLTWDVSGLRLTRYWRPEFEPKWTQSEELLAEELRERLTEATRIRLMSEVPLGAHLSGGIDSSIITAIMAGLCAEPVKTFSIGFKEQAFSELPKARAVARRYGTEHHEFQLEYGHVPDTLEEVVAHVGEPFADPSALPSWFLARMTREHVTVALNGDGGDELFAGYQRYWLDPLANIYASLPAALTQRLLPALLDRLPQRGDKPIEADWVAGLKRLAQVARISPKASIVRWGSYFAPWEAAALWRDEPRGQALAGDGAEALLAGYFDEARAASFLDRTLAVDMAAYLPGDLLVKADRMCMAHGLEGRSPLLDADLADWAARLPGNMKMRGRTGKHLLRRAFADVLPPEVLAGGKRGFGIPVGKWLREDLSGWCRELLLGGVAARRWFRPEELARVLEEHAGGRADHGKRLWALAALELWLRRFGAA